Proteins encoded together in one Vigna angularis cultivar LongXiaoDou No.4 chromosome 5, ASM1680809v1, whole genome shotgun sequence window:
- the LOC108322001 gene encoding uncharacterized protein LOC108322001 yields MVTTRNMEEQSTRDLIRELQAQIEAQAQTIQAQAHAQQEMRRRHEEEMRALRAEREPPERSASNRENANEASHNHANPKGRARREPTPLQTARPTSLLPFTTTIMQTPMPEKTPPVLDKYDGSADPDNHLRTFGNAMAFYTDSDLIMCRAFSLSLKEEALEWYNTLPPNTVDCFATVENLFRRQYASNRKQEVTPTDLVNTKQEKGETLKAFMKRYTETARRVREIDQSFIINNLPSCMRPGYFAEKLYARPPKTMEELQERAAEFIRMEEMRLSQRKRQEKVLEEALSAELLTPQRKPSPRNADERKSCRYHQNYGHTTEDCITLKNEIENLIRAGHLRRFIKEARYGLPKEGYSRRSPERAIRKDERGRGYSRSPSRHRERSVHGFIN; encoded by the exons atggtgaccacaagAAATATGGAGGAGCAGAGCACCAGAGATTTAATAAGAGAGTTGCAAGCCCAGATTGAGGCACAGGCGCAGACTATACAAGCGCAGGCGCATGCGCAGCAAGAGATGCGGCGGAGGCATGAGGAGGAGATGAGGGCGCTAAGGGCCGAACGGGAACCTCCCGAGCGGTCCGCCTCGAATCGAGAAAATGCTAATGAGGCAAGCCATAATCACGCCAACCCGAAGGGTCGGGCTAGAAGGGAACCAACACCCCTGCAGACCGCTCGGCCTACCAGTTTATTGCCCTTCACGACGACCATCATGCAAACCCCAATGCCAGAAAAGACTCCTCCCGTATTGGATAAGTATGATGGTTCGGCTGATCCGGATAATCACTTAAGGACGTTCGGTAATGCAATGGCATTCTATACAGACAGCGACCTGATCATGTGCAGAGCCTTCTCGTTGTCACTTAAGGAAGAGGCATTGGAATGGTATAACACTCTTCCTCCCAacacagtggattgcttcgcTACTGTGGAAAACCTCTTTAGGAGACAATACGCATCCAATCGGAAGCAGGAGGTAACACCGACGGATTTGGTAAATACTAAGCAGGAGAAAGGAGAAACGTTGAAGGCTTTTATGAAGAGGTATACTGAAACCGCACGACGGGTTAGAGAGATAGATCAatcttttattatcaataatttgCCTTCGTGTATGAGACCAGGATATTTTGCGGAAAAATTGTATGCACGACCGCCAAAAACTATGGAGGAGCTCCAAGAGCGAGCAGCTGAGTTCATCCGTATGGAGGAAATGCGATTGTCGCAAAGGAAACGACA GGAAAAAGTTCTCGAAGAAGCCCTTAGCGCGGAACTTCTCACACCCCAAAGGAAACCATCCCCAAGAAACGCAGATGAAAGGAAGAGTTGCCGGTACCATCAAAACTATGGACATACTACAGAAGACTGCATCacgttaaaaaatgaaatagaaaatcttATCCGGGCGGGACATCTCCGTAGGTTTATAAAGGAAGCAAGATACGGCCTCCCTAAGGAAGGATATTCAAGAAGAAGCCCCGAGCGGGCAATTAGGAAAGACGAGCGAGGGCGGGGCTATAGTCGCAGTCCCAGTCGTCATCGGGAACGTTCGGTTCATGGATTTATCAACTAA